From Anopheles darlingi chromosome 2, idAnoDarlMG_H_01, whole genome shotgun sequence, the proteins below share one genomic window:
- the LOC125949428 gene encoding ras-like protein 1, with the protein MEYKLVVVGAGGVGKSALTIQLIQNHFVDEYDPTIEDSYRKQVVIDGETCLLDILDTAGQEEYSAMRDQYMRTGEGFLLVFAVNSAKSFEDIGTYREQIKRVKDAEEVPMVLVGNKCDLQAWAVDMNQARDVAKQYGVPFVETSAKTRMGVDDAFYTLVREIRKDKERGKKNRKHNKLGSSRRFKCELL; encoded by the exons ATGGAGTACAAACTAGTGGTAGTAGGCGCCGGAGGTGTTGGCAAGTCCGCCCTGACCATACAGCTTATTCAGAATCACTTTGTGGACGAATACGACCCAACGATCGAGGATTCCTACCGGAAGCAAGTAGTTATAG ATGGAGAAACGTGTTTACTCGACATTCTGGACACAGCCGGCCAGGAGGAGTATTCGGCGATGCGCGATCAGTATATGCGAACGGGCGAAGGATTTCTTTTAGTATTCGCTGTTAATAGTGCCAAAAGTTTCGAAGACATAG GAACGTACCGAGAACAGATCAAACGCGTCAAGGATGCTGAAGAGGTACCGATGGTGCTCGTTGGCAACAAGTGCGACCTGCAGGCATGGGCGGTGGATATGAATCAGGCCCGAGAT GTGGCCAAACAGTATGGTGTTCCGTTCGTAGAAACCTCCGCTAAAACCCGGATGGGCGTGGATGACGCCTTCTACACGCTAGTGCGTGAAATCCGCAAGGAcaaggagagagggaaaaagaatCGAAAGCACAATAAGCTGGGCTCGAGCAGGAGGTTCAAGTGTGAGCTTCTGTAG